The genomic window CGGGCTATCGGGTGCTCGCCGAATCGGCCGGGGTCGCCGAACTGCTCGAGGCCCTCGGAGACACGCCGTGCGACGTGGTCGTGCTCGACCTCTCGCTGGGCGACGGCACGACCGTCACCGACAACGTGCGCGCGGTGCTCGACCGCGGCAGTTCCGTCCTCGTGCACAGCATCGCCGACCGCGTCGCCGCCGTCCGGGAGTCGCTCGCGGCGGGGGCATCCGGCGTCATCCCGAAATCGTCGCCGACCTCCGTCGTGATCAACGCGATCGCCACCGTGGCGCGCGGCGACGTCCTGACGAACGTCGAATGGGCGAGCGCGATCGAGGCCGACAGCGACTTCGCGAAGGCGCAGCTCGGGCGCCGCGAACGCGACGTGCTCCACCTGTACGCGTCCGGGCTCCCGCTGAAGCTCGTCGCCCAGCGACTCGGCATCGCCCACTCGACCGCGCGGGAGTACCTCGATCGCATCCGAGCGAAGTACGTCGAGGTGGGCAGGCCCGCGCCGACCAAGGTCGACCTGCTTCGCCGCGCCGTCGAGGACGGCATCCTGCCGGGGCTCGACGGCGACGTGGGAGATGTCCGCGGCTGAGCCGCGGGCCCAGCGCCCGGCGACCCGTCGGCGCGCGGTGACCCGCGCCCAGGTCGAACTGGTCTCCGCGCAGGCGCTCGGGATCTTCGGGATCGTCTTCTCGGCGCAGTCCCTGCCGCAGGCCCTCGAGCAGGGTCCCGCGTTGGTGGCCGGCCTCGGGTACGTCATGATCGCCGTCGTCGACGGCGCCGCGGTGGCCGTCATGATCGCCGTGCTCGCGCACGTGGGCATCCGCGCCGCCGCGTGGGGGTACGCGCTGGCCTTCGTCCTGGCGCTTGCGGGTTGGCCCCTGCTGGTGGCCGACCCGACCGTGCTCGGCGGCGAACGCCCGTGGTTGTACGCCCTGTGCACGGTGGCGACCACCGCCGCGGTCGTCGCGTTCCCGCTCGCCGGCGCCCTCGTGTACACGCTGGCCGTGCCCGTGCTGTACTGGGCCGTTCGGATGACGCCCGCCGGCGGTGGCGCCGGCTTCCTGGCATCGGGTTTCGAAGCCGTGTACGCGCTGATCCTCGGCGTGGTCGTCCTCCTGATCGTCACGATGCTCCGCCAGGCCTCGAAGACGGTCGACCAGGCGCAGGATGCCGCGCTGCGCAGGTACGACGTCGCGGCTCGCCAGCACGCGAACGAGATCGAGCGGGTGAAGGTCGACGCGCTGGTGCACGACTCCGTGCTCACCACGCTCCTGGCCGCCGCAGCCGCCGAGCGACCGGAACAGCAGGAACTCGCCGGGCGGATGGCCCGCGACGCCATCCGACGACTCGACGATGCCGGCGCACGTTCGCCGCGCACCTCGGACCGGGTGGCGCTGCCGGTGCTCGTCCGAAGGCTTCGTGCCGCGCTCACCACCCTCACCACGCCGTTCACGGTCCGCGTGGTCAACGCCGGTTCGGTGGAGCTCTCGGTGGACGCGGTCGATGCGCTCTACACGGCCGCGGTGCAGGCGATGGTCAACTCGGCGCAGCACGCCGACGAACCGGGTCGTGCGACGCGCCGGGAGGTCCGCATCCGGGGCGTCCGCAACGGCGGCTGCGTGATCGAGGTCGCCGACAACGGGGTCGGATTCGATCCGACGTCGGTCTCGGAGAACCGACTCGGCCTCCGGGTCTCCATCGTCCAGCGGATGGTCGACGCCGGCGGTGCCGCGACCATCGATTCCGCGCCCGGCCGCGGAACGACGGTCGTGCTCTGCTGGCCGGCGATGACCGAGATGAATCCGGCGACGGCGAAGCCGAGGCACCCGGCGGCCGGGGCGACCGCTGCGGACGGTCCGCGTTCGCACGAGCCCGCAGCTCCGGACCCGACCGCGACGGACCGGGAGGATCCCGCATGATCGGCCTCCCACGATGGCTGCTGCTGGTCTCGGCCGCGCTGTTCTCCGCCTACCACGTCCTGCTCGGGCTGGTCACGCTGGACGTCCCCGCCGACCCAGGACCGACGATCCTCGCGATCGTGCTCTACGTCGTCGCGACGGTCCTGAGCCTCTGGCCCACCAAGCGGCTGCGGATGCCCGACTGGCTCGCAGCCACCAACCTCGCCATCGCGATCGCGATGCCCGTCGCGGTCACCTCGCAGCTCGACCCGGCCGTCGACAACGGGTACGCGACGTGGTACGTCGCGGCGACCGGCACGCTCATGACCATCACGGCGGCGAGGCGCCAGCTCGTCGCCGCCTGGCTCGGCACGGCCTGCCTCGGCATCCAGACCGTCGTCTGGGCGGGTTTCACGGCCCTGGGAAGCCTCGGCGTCATCGGCAGCATCGTGTGGGTCGCGATCGCGCACATGCTCACCACCGCGCTCGCGACGGCTGCGAGGGAGGCCAGGCGCTATGCGCAGGCCGAACGGGAGGCCGCGGCATGGCAGGCCGCGCAGGACGCGCACCTGTTCGAGGGTCGGATGCGACTCGCGCAGACCAACCGCATCGCGGCGCCGATGCTCCGGCGCATCGCCGATCTCGGCGGCGCGCTGTCGCCCGCGCAACGACGCGAGTGCCGCACCCTCGAGGCCGCCATCCGAGATGAGATCCGCGGTCGGATGCTCCTCACCGACGCCGTGCGCCGGGAGGTTCGGCTCGCCCGCGAACGCGGCATCATCGTCACGCTGCTGGACGAGGGCGGCATCGACGACGTCGACGAGGCCACGCGCGACCGGGTGCTGTCGCAGGTGGCGGAGTCGATCGCGGCGTCGCACGCGGACCGCATCATCGCTCGGACGGCGTCGGTGCGCTCGCCCGTCGCGGTCACGGTGGTCGGGTTGGTCGCGCCGGACGGGGTCGGCGTCGAGGATCTCGACCCCGACGAGGCCGACGTCGAGTTCTGGCTCGAGATCCCGCGCGCGGCCGAGCCCGTGGCCTAGCCCGGAACGAGAGAGAGGGCCGGTCGAATCCGACCGGCCCTCATCAAGCCCGAGTCACGGCGACAACCCGAATATCGCCCTGACTCGCCCCTTGTTCAGCGAAGCCGGTTACCCATCCGACGACGCGAGCGGCGTGACGCCGCATACCCATAATGGGGGACTTGCGCTCCGTGCGTTAGTCGGCTTTTTGGGGGACACGCTCAGCCGTCGAGGGGGACCCGGCTCATCGACCCCAGGCGGCCCAGCGGCCGTGCCCCGGAGTGAGCGGGGTGCGCAGCGCGCCCGCGCCGCGGATCCAGGCCGCGTGGTCGCGGTCCTCGGCCGAGGGCGCCTCGGCCGAGGCCTGTGCGAGCACGGCGGTCAGGACCGCGGTCGTCGCGGCCGCCTCGTGGTCGGTCACGGGGGTCAGGAACCCGATCGCGGGAACCGTGGACTCGTCGCTCATCGTGCCTCCTACAGCGGGATGTTGCCGTGCTTCTTCGGCGGCAGCGCCGCCCGCTTGGTCCGGAGCATCCGCAGCGCCTTCACGACCGAGACGCGGGTCGCTGCCGGCTCGATGACGCCGTCGAGCTCGCCGCGTTCGGCGGCGAGGAAGGGGGATGCGACGTTGTAGGTGTACTCGTTCGCGAGCTGCGTGCGCACCGCCGCGACGTCCTCGCCGGCCTCCTCAGCGCGCTTGATCTCGCCTCGGTACAGGATGTTCACGGCGCCCTGACCGCCCATGACGGCGATCTCCGCGGTCGGCCACGCGAGGTTGATGTCGGCCCCGAGCTGCTTCGAGCCCATGACGATGTAGGCGCCGCCGTACGCCTTGCGGGTGATGACGGTGACGAGCGGCACGGTCGCCTCGGCGTACGCGTAGAGCAGCTTCGCGCCGCGGCGGATGACGCCGGTCCACTCCTGGTCGGTGCCGGGCAGGTAACCGGGGACGTCCACGAGGGTCAGGATCGGGATGCCGAACGCGTCGCAGAATCGCACGAACCGTGCAGCCTTCTCGCCGGCGGCGATGTTCAGCGTGCCGGCCATCTGGCTCGGCTGGTTCGCGATGATGCCGACCGAGCGGCCCTCGACGCGCGCGAACCCGATCACGATGTTCGGCGCGAAGAGCGGCTGCACCTCGAGGAAGTCGCCGCCGTCGACGATGCCCTCGATGACCGCGTGCATGTCGTACGGCTGGTTGGGCGAATCGGGGATCACATGATCGAGTCGTCGGTCGGCGTCGGTGATCTCGAGTTCGGGCTCGGCGTCGTACGCCGGTGGCTCGGTGAGATTGTTGTCGGGGAGGAACGACACGAGCGTGCGCGCGTAGTCGAGCGCGTCGGACTCGTCGCTCGCGAGGTAGTGCGCGACGCCGGAGACGGCGTTGTGCGTGAGCGCCCCGCCGAGCTCCTCCATGCCGACGTCCTCGCCGGTGACCGTCTTGATGACGTCGGGGCCGGTCACGAACATCTGGCTCGTCTTGTCGACCATGATCACGAAGTCGGTGAGCGCGGGGGAGTACACGGCACCGCCGGCGGCCGGGCCGCAGACGATCGAGATCTGCGGGATCACGCCGGACGCCTGGGTGTTGCGGCGGAAGATCTCGCCGTACTTGCCGAGCGCGACGACGCCCTCCTGGATCCGAGCGCCGCCGGAGTCGAGGATGCCGATGATCGGGACCCCGGTCTTCAGCGCCAGGTCCATCACCTTGATGATCTTCTCGCCCGCGACCTCGCCGAGCGAACCGCCGAAGATCGTGAAGTCCTGCGAGTACACGGCGACCTGCCGGCCGTGGATGGTGCCGGTGCCCGTGACGACCGCGTCGCCGTAGGGCCGCTTGGCCTCCATGCCGAACGCGTGCGTCCGATGCCGGACGAACTCGTCGAGCTCGACGAACGAGCCCGGGTCGAGCAGTTCCGCGATGCGCTCGCGGGCGGTCATCTTGCCCTTGGCGTGCTGCTTCTCGATCGCTGCCTCGCCCGATGCCGTCACGGCTTCGTGGTAGCGCTGCTTGAGATCGGCGAGCTTGCCTGCGGTGGTGGAGAGGTCGGGGCCGTCGAGGGTCGGTTCGGTCACGCGCTTCACTCTACCGGCGCCCTGTGCGGCCACTTCGTTGACGGATTCCTACAAATCGCGGGCGGACACTAGCCTGAAACCCACACGGGATGGAGAGGTGCCGCATGGAATGGGATCGGTCGCGCGAGGTGGTGCCGAAACTCGTCGTCCTCGAGCGCGTCGGCTCGACGAACGACGAGATGCGCCGGGCGATCGAGACGTCGGATGCCTCGGACTGGCCGCACGGCTCCGTCATCGTCACCGACGACCAGACGCAGGGCCGGGGGCGGCTCGGCCGCACCTGGCTCGCACCGACCGGCAAGACCCTCGCCATCTCCGTCGCGGTGCGGCCCGACGGCCCGGACGGCGTGCGGTTGCCGATCGACGCGTACGGCTGGCTTCCCCTGATCGCGGGGGCGGCCATGACCGAGGCCGTACGCGGCGCCGTCGCGGCGGCATCCGAGGCCGCGGCATCCGACGCCGGGGAATCCGGCTCCCGGGCAACCGACGCCGCGGCATCCGACGCCGGCGGCGGCGTCGACGTGGCGTTGAAGTGGCCCAACGACGTGCTCGTCTCCGGGTACAAGGTCTGCGGCATCCTCTGCGAACTCCTGCCGGTCACCGGCGCGGAGCACGGTGACCCGCCCGCCGTGGTCGTGGGCGCCGGACTGAACCTCACGCTCGATGAACACGACCTGCCGACGCTCACCTCCACGTCGCTCCTGCTCGCGACCGGTCGTCGCCCCGACGCCGACGCCGTGCTCGCCGACTACCTCGAGCGCTTCCTCTCCCTCGTCGCCGAGCTCTCGGCCGCCGAGGGCGACGCCGTCGCCTGCGGCATCGCCGACCGGGTCGCCGAGCTCTGCGGCACGCTCGGCGAGGAGGTCAGGGTCGAACTGCCCGGCGACGCCGAGCTCGTCGGCACCGCGGAGCGCCTGGA from Agromyces sp. LHK192 includes these protein-coding regions:
- a CDS encoding biotin--[acetyl-CoA-carboxylase] ligase — its product is MEWDRSREVVPKLVVLERVGSTNDEMRRAIETSDASDWPHGSVIVTDDQTQGRGRLGRTWLAPTGKTLAISVAVRPDGPDGVRLPIDAYGWLPLIAGAAMTEAVRGAVAAASEAAASDAGESGSRATDAAASDAGGGVDVALKWPNDVLVSGYKVCGILCELLPVTGAEHGDPPAVVVGAGLNLTLDEHDLPTLTSTSLLLATGRRPDADAVLADYLERFLSLVAELSAAEGDAVACGIADRVAELCGTLGEEVRVELPGDAELVGTAERLDRDGRLVVRERENGEPQAVAAGDVTHLRY
- a CDS encoding acyl-CoA carboxylase epsilon subunit — encoded protein: MSDESTVPAIGFLTPVTDHEAAATTAVLTAVLAQASAEAPSAEDRDHAAWIRGAGALRTPLTPGHGRWAAWGR
- a CDS encoding acyl-CoA carboxylase subunit beta, with the protein product MTEPTLDGPDLSTTAGKLADLKQRYHEAVTASGEAAIEKQHAKGKMTARERIAELLDPGSFVELDEFVRHRTHAFGMEAKRPYGDAVVTGTGTIHGRQVAVYSQDFTIFGGSLGEVAGEKIIKVMDLALKTGVPIIGILDSGGARIQEGVVALGKYGEIFRRNTQASGVIPQISIVCGPAAGGAVYSPALTDFVIMVDKTSQMFVTGPDVIKTVTGEDVGMEELGGALTHNAVSGVAHYLASDESDALDYARTLVSFLPDNNLTEPPAYDAEPELEITDADRRLDHVIPDSPNQPYDMHAVIEGIVDGGDFLEVQPLFAPNIVIGFARVEGRSVGIIANQPSQMAGTLNIAAGEKAARFVRFCDAFGIPILTLVDVPGYLPGTDQEWTGVIRRGAKLLYAYAEATVPLVTVITRKAYGGAYIVMGSKQLGADINLAWPTAEIAVMGGQGAVNILYRGEIKRAEEAGEDVAAVRTQLANEYTYNVASPFLAAERGELDGVIEPAATRVSVVKALRMLRTKRAALPPKKHGNIPL
- a CDS encoding sensor histidine kinase, producing MTRAQVELVSAQALGIFGIVFSAQSLPQALEQGPALVAGLGYVMIAVVDGAAVAVMIAVLAHVGIRAAAWGYALAFVLALAGWPLLVADPTVLGGERPWLYALCTVATTAAVVAFPLAGALVYTLAVPVLYWAVRMTPAGGGAGFLASGFEAVYALILGVVVLLIVTMLRQASKTVDQAQDAALRRYDVAARQHANEIERVKVDALVHDSVLTTLLAAAAAERPEQQELAGRMARDAIRRLDDAGARSPRTSDRVALPVLVRRLRAALTTLTTPFTVRVVNAGSVELSVDAVDALYTAAVQAMVNSAQHADEPGRATRREVRIRGVRNGGCVIEVADNGVGFDPTSVSENRLGLRVSIVQRMVDAGGAATIDSAPGRGTTVVLCWPAMTEMNPATAKPRHPAAGATAADGPRSHEPAAPDPTATDREDPA
- a CDS encoding response regulator transcription factor encodes the protein MRAEPGDGGVDTSAPAVATVAIVDDHEAVRLGLRAACRDAGYRVLAESAGVAELLEALGDTPCDVVVLDLSLGDGTTVTDNVRAVLDRGSSVLVHSIADRVAAVRESLAAGASGVIPKSSPTSVVINAIATVARGDVLTNVEWASAIEADSDFAKAQLGRRERDVLHLYASGLPLKLVAQRLGIAHSTAREYLDRIRAKYVEVGRPAPTKVDLLRRAVEDGILPGLDGDVGDVRG